The following proteins come from a genomic window of Neofelis nebulosa isolate mNeoNeb1 chromosome 5, mNeoNeb1.pri, whole genome shotgun sequence:
- the NRROS gene encoding transforming growth factor beta activator LRRC33 isoform X1: MELLPLWLCLGFHFLTVEWRNQSGMATAASQGGCELVDGVANCRGQNLASVPSDLPPYSQMLLLDANPLKILWNHSLQHYPLLESLSLHRCHLERIGRGAFQGQARLRSLELPDNSLSENYKETAAAFHHLQALQRLDLSGNSLTEDMVALMLQNLSSLEAVSLARNTIMRLDDSVFEGLGHLRELDLQRNYIFEIEGGAFDGLTELRHLNLAYNNLPCIVDFSLTQLRFLNVSYNVLEWFLASGGEAAFELETLDLSHNQLLFFPLLPQCSKLHTLLLRDNNMGFYGDLYNTSSPREMVAQFLLVDGNVTNITTVNLWEEFASSDLADLHFLDMSQNQFQYLPDGFLKKMPSLSHLNLNQNCLMTLHIREHEPPGALTELDLSQNQLSELHLAPGLPGCLRSLRSFNLSSNQLMGIPTGLFADASNLTTIDMSHNQISLCPQPAGLDLPAPPSCVDFRNVASLRSLSLKGCGLGALQDCSFQGTALTHLDLSGNWGVLNGTVAPLRGIAPTLQVLSLRNVGLSSSFRELDFSGFGNLRDLDLSGNSLTSFPRFRGSLALQTLDLRRNSLTALPQGAVSEQLTRSLQTIYLSQNPYDCCGVEGWGSLQRLHAIADSAMVTCNLSSKVIRLIELPGGVPQDCKWERVDMGLLYLVLILPSCLTLLVACTVIFLTFKKPLLQVIKSRCHWSSIY; this comes from the exons ATGGAGTTACTGCCCCTCTGGCTGTGCCTGGGTTTTCACTTCTTGACAGTGGAATGGAGGAATCAAAGTGGAATGGCCACAGCAGCTTCCCAAGGGGGCTGCGAGTTG GTTGATGGAGTAGCCAATTGCCGAGGGCAGAACCTTGCATCGGTGCCCAGCGATCTCCCTCCCTACTCCCAGATGCTCCTCCTGGATGCCAACCCGCTTAAGATCCTGTGGAACCATTCCCTCCAGCACTACCCTCTCCTGGAGAGCCTCAGTCTGCACAGGTGCCACCTGGAGCGCATCGGCCGCGGCGCCTTCCAAGGGCAGGCCCGTCTGCGCAGCCTGGAGCTGCCCGACAACTCCCTCTCAGAGAACTACAAGGAGACAGCGGCTGCCTTCCACCACCTGCAGGCCCTGCAGAGGCTGGACTTGTCAGGGAACTCCCTGACAGAAGACATGGTGGCCCTCATGCTCCAGAACCTCTCTTCGCTGGAGGCTGTGTCCCTGGCGAGGAACACCATCATGAGGCTCGACGACTCTGTCTTTGAGGGCCTGGGGCACCTCAGGGAGCTGGATTTGCAGAGAAACTACATCTTTGAGATTGAGGGTGGCGCTTTCGATGGCTTGACTGAGCTGAGACACCTCAACCTGGCCTATAACAACCTCCCTTGCATCGTGGACTTCAGCCTCACACAGCTACGGTTCCTCAACGTCAGCTACAACGTCCTGGAATGGTTCCTGGCGTCAGGGGGAGAGGCTGCCTTTGAGCTGGAGACGCTGGACCTCTCCCACAATCAGCTGCTCTTTTTCCCACTCTTGCCCCAGTGCAGCAAGTTGCACACGCTCCTGCTGCGGGACAACAACATGGGCTTCTACGGGGACCTGTACAACACCTCTTCGCCGCGGGAGATGGTGGCCCAGTTTCTCCTTGTGGATGGCAATGTGACCAACATCACCACTGTCAACCTCTGGGAAGAGTTTGCGTCCAGCGACCTTGCGGACCTACACTTCCTGGATATGAGCCAGAACCAGTTCCAATACCTGCCTGATGGCTTCCTAAAGAAAATGCCTTCCCTCTCCCACCTGAACCTCAACCAGAATTGCCTGATGACGCTCCACATCCGAGAGCACGAGCCCCCAGGGGCGCTCACTGAGCtggacctgagccagaaccagcTGTCAGAGCTGCACTTGGCCCCGGGGCTCCCTGGCTGCCTGAGGAGCCTCCGGTCATTCAACTTGAGCTCCAATCAGCTCATGGGTATCCCCACTGGCCTTTTTGCTGATGCCAGTAACCTCACTACAATTGACATGAGCCACAATCAGATCTCACTTTGTCCCCAGCCGGCTGGCTTGGACCTCCCGGCCCCCCCAAGCTGTGTGGATTTTAGGAACGTGGCGTCTTTGAGGAGCCTCTCTCTCAAGGGCTGCGGGCTGGGGGCATTACAAGACTGCTCGTTCCAGGGGACTGCCCTCACCCACTTAGACCTGTCTGGCAACTGGGGGGTTCTGAATGGGACCGTCGCCCCTCTCCGGGGTATCGCCCCCACGTTACAGGTCCTGTCTCTGAGGAATGTGGGCCTCAGTTCTAGCTTCAGGGAGTTGGACTTCTCTGGGTTTGGGAATCTGAGAGACTTGGATCTGTCAGGGAATTCTTTGACCAGTTTCCCACGGTTCAGGGGCAGCCTGGCCCTGCAGACCCTGGATCTCCGCCGAAACTCGCTCACAGCCCTTCCCCAGGGGGCCGTGTCTGAGCAGCTCACGAGAAGTCTGCAGACCATCTACCTCAGTCAGAATCCGTATGACTGCTGTGGGGTGGAGGGCTGGGGGTCCCTGCAGCGCCTGCACGCCATTGCCGATTCGGCCATGGTCACTTGCAACCTCTCCTCCAAGGTCATTCGCCTGATTGAGCTGCCCGGAGGCGTGCCTCAGGACTGCAAATGGGAGCGGGTGGACATGGGCCTGCTGTACCTCGTGCTCATTCTTCCCAGCTGCCTCACCCTGCTGGTGGCCTGCACCGTCATCTTCCTCACTTTCAAGAAGCCCCTGCTTCAGGTTATCAAGAGCCGCTGCCACTGGTCTTCCATATACTGA
- the NRROS gene encoding transforming growth factor beta activator LRRC33 isoform X2, whose amino-acid sequence MPQGEEAAQPRVRLLSRSPKPRERMHPAEPPGPAGAVDGVANCRGQNLASVPSDLPPYSQMLLLDANPLKILWNHSLQHYPLLESLSLHRCHLERIGRGAFQGQARLRSLELPDNSLSENYKETAAAFHHLQALQRLDLSGNSLTEDMVALMLQNLSSLEAVSLARNTIMRLDDSVFEGLGHLRELDLQRNYIFEIEGGAFDGLTELRHLNLAYNNLPCIVDFSLTQLRFLNVSYNVLEWFLASGGEAAFELETLDLSHNQLLFFPLLPQCSKLHTLLLRDNNMGFYGDLYNTSSPREMVAQFLLVDGNVTNITTVNLWEEFASSDLADLHFLDMSQNQFQYLPDGFLKKMPSLSHLNLNQNCLMTLHIREHEPPGALTELDLSQNQLSELHLAPGLPGCLRSLRSFNLSSNQLMGIPTGLFADASNLTTIDMSHNQISLCPQPAGLDLPAPPSCVDFRNVASLRSLSLKGCGLGALQDCSFQGTALTHLDLSGNWGVLNGTVAPLRGIAPTLQVLSLRNVGLSSSFRELDFSGFGNLRDLDLSGNSLTSFPRFRGSLALQTLDLRRNSLTALPQGAVSEQLTRSLQTIYLSQNPYDCCGVEGWGSLQRLHAIADSAMVTCNLSSKVIRLIELPGGVPQDCKWERVDMGLLYLVLILPSCLTLLVACTVIFLTFKKPLLQVIKSRCHWSSIY is encoded by the coding sequence GTTGATGGAGTAGCCAATTGCCGAGGGCAGAACCTTGCATCGGTGCCCAGCGATCTCCCTCCCTACTCCCAGATGCTCCTCCTGGATGCCAACCCGCTTAAGATCCTGTGGAACCATTCCCTCCAGCACTACCCTCTCCTGGAGAGCCTCAGTCTGCACAGGTGCCACCTGGAGCGCATCGGCCGCGGCGCCTTCCAAGGGCAGGCCCGTCTGCGCAGCCTGGAGCTGCCCGACAACTCCCTCTCAGAGAACTACAAGGAGACAGCGGCTGCCTTCCACCACCTGCAGGCCCTGCAGAGGCTGGACTTGTCAGGGAACTCCCTGACAGAAGACATGGTGGCCCTCATGCTCCAGAACCTCTCTTCGCTGGAGGCTGTGTCCCTGGCGAGGAACACCATCATGAGGCTCGACGACTCTGTCTTTGAGGGCCTGGGGCACCTCAGGGAGCTGGATTTGCAGAGAAACTACATCTTTGAGATTGAGGGTGGCGCTTTCGATGGCTTGACTGAGCTGAGACACCTCAACCTGGCCTATAACAACCTCCCTTGCATCGTGGACTTCAGCCTCACACAGCTACGGTTCCTCAACGTCAGCTACAACGTCCTGGAATGGTTCCTGGCGTCAGGGGGAGAGGCTGCCTTTGAGCTGGAGACGCTGGACCTCTCCCACAATCAGCTGCTCTTTTTCCCACTCTTGCCCCAGTGCAGCAAGTTGCACACGCTCCTGCTGCGGGACAACAACATGGGCTTCTACGGGGACCTGTACAACACCTCTTCGCCGCGGGAGATGGTGGCCCAGTTTCTCCTTGTGGATGGCAATGTGACCAACATCACCACTGTCAACCTCTGGGAAGAGTTTGCGTCCAGCGACCTTGCGGACCTACACTTCCTGGATATGAGCCAGAACCAGTTCCAATACCTGCCTGATGGCTTCCTAAAGAAAATGCCTTCCCTCTCCCACCTGAACCTCAACCAGAATTGCCTGATGACGCTCCACATCCGAGAGCACGAGCCCCCAGGGGCGCTCACTGAGCtggacctgagccagaaccagcTGTCAGAGCTGCACTTGGCCCCGGGGCTCCCTGGCTGCCTGAGGAGCCTCCGGTCATTCAACTTGAGCTCCAATCAGCTCATGGGTATCCCCACTGGCCTTTTTGCTGATGCCAGTAACCTCACTACAATTGACATGAGCCACAATCAGATCTCACTTTGTCCCCAGCCGGCTGGCTTGGACCTCCCGGCCCCCCCAAGCTGTGTGGATTTTAGGAACGTGGCGTCTTTGAGGAGCCTCTCTCTCAAGGGCTGCGGGCTGGGGGCATTACAAGACTGCTCGTTCCAGGGGACTGCCCTCACCCACTTAGACCTGTCTGGCAACTGGGGGGTTCTGAATGGGACCGTCGCCCCTCTCCGGGGTATCGCCCCCACGTTACAGGTCCTGTCTCTGAGGAATGTGGGCCTCAGTTCTAGCTTCAGGGAGTTGGACTTCTCTGGGTTTGGGAATCTGAGAGACTTGGATCTGTCAGGGAATTCTTTGACCAGTTTCCCACGGTTCAGGGGCAGCCTGGCCCTGCAGACCCTGGATCTCCGCCGAAACTCGCTCACAGCCCTTCCCCAGGGGGCCGTGTCTGAGCAGCTCACGAGAAGTCTGCAGACCATCTACCTCAGTCAGAATCCGTATGACTGCTGTGGGGTGGAGGGCTGGGGGTCCCTGCAGCGCCTGCACGCCATTGCCGATTCGGCCATGGTCACTTGCAACCTCTCCTCCAAGGTCATTCGCCTGATTGAGCTGCCCGGAGGCGTGCCTCAGGACTGCAAATGGGAGCGGGTGGACATGGGCCTGCTGTACCTCGTGCTCATTCTTCCCAGCTGCCTCACCCTGCTGGTGGCCTGCACCGTCATCTTCCTCACTTTCAAGAAGCCCCTGCTTCAGGTTATCAAGAGCCGCTGCCACTGGTCTTCCATATACTGA